The stretch of DNA ATCGAAGCCGAGCTCGCCTTTCGCCTCGGCCGTGATATCGCGCCGCGTAGCGCACCCGTTTCGCGCGAGGAGGTATGGGCGTCGATCGGGTCGGTTCATGCGGCGATCGAGGTGGTGGACACGCGTCTCGCCGATTGGAAGAACGCGGATCGCTTTTGGGTGCTCGCCGATAACCAGAGCAACGGAGGTTTCGTCTTCGACCCGCAGGGAGCGCAGCAGCGCGACGCATCGTTCGCCGACGCGGCCGTGCGGCTCATTATCGACGGACGCACGATCGCCGACCGGCGCGGCGGAAATCCCGCGGGGGATCCGCGTTGGCTGGTCGAGTGGCTCGTCGATCATTGCGCGCGATGCCGCGGCGGGATGCGCGCCGGCATGTTCGTGACGACAGGCTCTTACACGGGCATGGTGTTTGTCGAGCCGGGCGCTTCGGTGCGGGCGGTCTTTGATGGAATCGGCGCAGCCGAAGTCTGCTTCCCCTGACGATGAGGCCGTTCGTTCGCGGAGGTGCGATGCGCGACGCGGCTCGCGTCGTTCGCCGTTTTCGGTCGGCTCTTACGTAGGATATGCTGTCTACATCGACCGTCAGGCCAGGCGGCGAGTGAGCTGTACGCAAATATAGGGCGCCAAGATGTACACTTTCTAAGCATAAAAATTTGTTATTACAATAAGTTATGCAATATTGCATGCAAAATGCAAAAAATTGTTGCGCTTGGCGACAGGCGCTCTCATGATGTCGAGAGTGCCGGGATCGAACTGGCGATGCGCAGCCGCAAGAGCGGCCCCAACGATAAATCGGAAGCGAAGGTTCGCGTGCAGCCCGATCTCGCCGTCGACAATCGGCAGCCGCCCACGGCGCCGCAAACTCTTGCGTCCGCCGGATAGGGCGATCGCCATGAGTCTCATGTCCGTCAAGGACCGCCGGCGGGCGGGTGCCAACAAGACGACAAATCTGGGAGACATCGAAACCTTCGCGCGCGTCGTCGCCGCCTCCAGCATGACCGCGGCCGCCAGCGAACTCGGCGTTGCGGTCGGCGTGGTCTCGAAGCGGATTCAGCGGCTTGAAGCGAAGCTCGGCGCGCGCCTGATCGAACGCACGACCCGCCGGCTCCTTCTGACGGAGGCCGGCGAGGGCTTTTACCAGCGCGTGAACCGAATTCTCGAAGCCTTCGAGGAGGCGATCGAGTTCACGTCGGAAATATCCACCTCCCTTCGCGGCGTCTTGCGCGTGACGGCGCCGACGTCATTCGGCCGCATGCATGTGGCGCCGTATCTCCCGCGCTTTCTGGAGAGCCATCCCTCTCTCGAGATCGATCTCGATCTTTCGGACGACTATGTCGACATTGTTGGACGCGGATTCCATGTCGCGATTCGTATTGGCGAATTGGCCGATTCCTCGCTGATCTCGCGAAAGCTCGCGCCGATTCATCGCGTCCTGTGCGCCGCGCCGTCGTACATCGCCCGCTTCGGAGAGCCCGAAACCATTGCGGATCTTTCCGCGCATAACCTGCTCGCTCCTGACAACCAGGATTGCTGGTCCCTTGAAGGGCCGGAAGGGGGCGTTATGCTGCCAGTGCGCGGCCGCCTTCGGACGAATTCAAGCGAGGTGGTCAGGGAAGCGGTCGTGGCCGGGTTTGGAGTTGCGCTGAGGTCGACCTGGGACGTCGGGGCGGAACTCGCCTCGGGCGAGCTTCGAGCTGTTCTCCCTGCCTACCGATCGCCAGGCCGCATCGGCCTGTTTGCGCTTTACCCGAGCAGGGACCTGATGCCGGTCAAAGTGCGCACGTTTGTCGACTTTGTGGCCGGCCTTTACGGACTGCGACCTTACTGGGATCGAGGCTTGCGGAGCGATGAAGCCGGGCGCGCATCGGAGGCGATATCTCCAGCCAACGCGGTGCTTTAGCAATGGTCCGCGCCCCGGACGATTGGATTGGTGAATCAATGATGTTCTCGACAGCGAAGATGCGGAGCAAGACAAGATGAAGCCTGCTCAAGTTACGCACAAGAAGTCCCGCAAAGGACGGAACGCGTTCGGCGATCGACGTATTCGCGTCAATCGGGCGGGTCTGCACGACCAGGCAGCGAGCCGCCTGCGGACGTTGATCGTTCGTGGCGATCTCCAGCCTGGCGAACAGCTCAATGAAGCGGAACTCTCGCAGGCGCTTGGTGTTTCGCGGACGCCTTTGCGCGAGGCGCTGAAGCTCCTCGCAGCGGAGGGCTTGGTGGAGCTGCGGTTGAATCGCAGCGGCGTTGTGACTCCTCTTCGTCGCGATGAAATCAACGATCTGTTCGAGGCCGTAAGTGGCATTGAGCGCATCGCAGCGGAGCTTGCGGCGATCCGCATGAACAGGCGCGAGATTCAAAAACTCAAGTCGCTTCAGGATCGGATGGAGCGCCATCACGGCGCAGGCGAAATACGCGA from Bradyrhizobium sp. AZCC 1693 encodes:
- a CDS encoding 2-keto-4-pentenoate hydratase, with protein sequence MTFDIQSAASLLIEARSASRQVQPFSPGPATSDDAYAVQDAVASRIGAVGGWKVGAKAPSDTPNAAPLFANLIRPSLAEWPSSSLHMIGIEAELAFRLGRDIAPRSAPVSREEVWASIGSVHAAIEVVDTRLADWKNADRFWVLADNQSNGGFVFDPQGAQQRDASFADAAVRLIIDGRTIADRRGGNPAGDPRWLVEWLVDHCARCRGGMRAGMFVTTGSYTGMVFVEPGASVRAVFDGIGAAEVCFP
- a CDS encoding LysR family transcriptional regulator; the protein is MSLMSVKDRRRAGANKTTNLGDIETFARVVAASSMTAAASELGVAVGVVSKRIQRLEAKLGARLIERTTRRLLLTEAGEGFYQRVNRILEAFEEAIEFTSEISTSLRGVLRVTAPTSFGRMHVAPYLPRFLESHPSLEIDLDLSDDYVDIVGRGFHVAIRIGELADSSLISRKLAPIHRVLCAAPSYIARFGEPETIADLSAHNLLAPDNQDCWSLEGPEGGVMLPVRGRLRTNSSEVVREAVVAGFGVALRSTWDVGAELASGELRAVLPAYRSPGRIGLFALYPSRDLMPVKVRTFVDFVAGLYGLRPYWDRGLRSDEAGRASEAISPANAVL
- a CDS encoding GntR family transcriptional regulator; translation: MKPAQVTHKKSRKGRNAFGDRRIRVNRAGLHDQAASRLRTLIVRGDLQPGEQLNEAELSQALGVSRTPLREALKLLAAEGLVELRLNRSGVVTPLRRDEINDLFEAVSGIERIAAELAAIRMNRREIQKLKSLQDRMERHHGAGEIRDYFVINQQIHSFIVASCRNNALKATHQWLLARVERARFFALSIQNRWDESVQEHKDILDALEQRDADRAGKLLADHVRRTGQVVNAFLCVDHDDDRVELRAALSA